The following coding sequences are from one Brooklawnia cerclae window:
- a CDS encoding ABC transporter permease subunit, with the protein MRSLRSAAARTAAIIWWLLVWAAWTLAALVVVFLLLDALPGDAASARLGQYATPEALTQLRAQYGLDRPVLERLANWLRGLASGDLGTTLLTNTQVAPILTSALGRTALLAALASIGIMVLGWGGAILAGSRSGSVLDRVLSSSALAAICTPEFVVATLLIVVFASVLGWLPAVSLVPADGGVLAHPEILVLPTLSIVIVGSGTLMRLVRPVIARQSVSLHVEAARLAGLSPARVLLRHLLPGAIAPAAQASAMIVPYLVGGTVVIERAFAYPGLGSLMVQAVSNREPDLLMACAGVVIALTVLAYRLADLSRGKTS; encoded by the coding sequence GTGAGGTCTCTCCGCTCAGCCGCAGCCCGGACGGCAGCCATCATCTGGTGGCTGCTCGTCTGGGCTGCGTGGACGCTCGCGGCCTTGGTCGTCGTGTTCCTTCTGCTCGACGCGCTGCCGGGCGACGCAGCGAGCGCGCGGCTCGGGCAGTACGCAACGCCGGAGGCTCTCACGCAACTCCGGGCACAATACGGTCTGGATCGTCCCGTGCTGGAACGGCTGGCGAACTGGCTCCGGGGCCTGGCATCCGGCGACTTAGGGACGACGCTGCTGACCAACACTCAGGTCGCCCCGATATTGACCTCAGCGCTGGGTCGCACGGCGCTGCTCGCCGCCCTGGCGTCCATCGGCATCATGGTGCTCGGCTGGGGCGGGGCCATCCTGGCGGGGTCGAGGTCGGGCTCCGTCCTCGACCGGGTTCTAAGCTCGTCAGCACTCGCAGCGATCTGCACTCCGGAGTTCGTCGTGGCCACTCTGCTGATCGTCGTCTTCGCGTCCGTACTCGGATGGCTCCCGGCTGTCTCCCTGGTCCCCGCCGACGGAGGGGTGCTCGCCCATCCCGAGATCCTCGTACTACCGACGCTGAGCATCGTGATCGTGGGCAGCGGGACGTTGATGCGGCTCGTGCGACCGGTGATCGCTCGTCAATCCGTCAGTCTCCACGTGGAGGCAGCGCGACTCGCCGGGCTCTCCCCGGCACGCGTGCTTCTGCGTCACCTTCTTCCCGGTGCCATCGCCCCAGCAGCCCAAGCGAGCGCCATGATCGTGCCTTATCTCGTCGGAGGCACCGTGGTCATCGAACGAGCTTTCGCCTACCCGGGCCTCGGCAGCCTCATGGTGCAAGCCGTCAGCAATCGAGAACCGGATCTGCTCATGGCTTGCGCCGGCGTCGTCATCGCGCTCACGGTGCTCGCCTACCGGTTGGCCGACCTGTCCCGGGGGAAGACCTCGTGA
- a CDS encoding ABC transporter substrate-binding protein gives MAVQRHRRHAQIVGHSAHGQRGQTLPFDNVESDGHDFLRRQGIAGTTATRRGHLIHGACADFTSSRMYGYPNLSVHSYYIPIGLSMASAFRRVARGLIAAGIALAVTACGSSSEAPTVSSAADSGTVATGGTVRVGILGGTTDSLDVTQASSFLVYGVALNVYDSLVLVIDGSPQLKLAESITSNADATQWTITIHDGVTFHDGTALTADDVLASLSYLGTAPNYGAMFSDIDFANATSDGELTVTLPLLQPRADFVESVLAQISVVFPAGTTDFDHPIGSGPFKLESYTPGTGAVLVRNDDYWGEKATLDRLEFLPIADATARMSALTSGQIDYAVGVTPTGIETIQEGSGITVQDPGASESSAFEFMMNQAKAPFDDPEVREAFRLAIDRQALVDVVFRGKGVVGNDVVGKGMLGYDDSLTQRERDVTKAKEIFAAKGVTSLSVLASEMTPGITDAAKLMAQQLEEAGVEVTVNEADPTTLFNDLSVVAANDIFSFYAINRPFAAHATMFLTDGAPGNYFGSQDPELTNLIAEAQAQTDEAQRTDLLHQAEQLVWESGTDAVWGFQPVLAAHKETLTDVQMTMSVPLFSQAAYQQ, from the coding sequence GTGGCGGTACAGCGACATCGGCGCCACGCCCAGATCGTCGGCCACTCGGCGCATGGTCAGCGCGGGCAAACCCTCCCCTTCGACAATGTCGAGAGCGACGGTCACGATTTTCTGCGCCGTCAGGGGATCGCGGGCACGACGGCGACGAGGCGTGGTCATCTCATCCATGGTGCCTGCGCAGATTTCACTTCTTCTCGTATGTATGGTTATCCTAACCTAAGTGTACATAGTTACTATATTCCGATAGGACTTTCCATGGCATCAGCCTTTCGTAGGGTTGCGCGAGGCCTCATCGCCGCAGGCATAGCCCTTGCCGTCACCGCCTGCGGTTCATCCTCCGAAGCCCCGACCGTATCCAGCGCCGCCGATTCAGGTACGGTCGCCACCGGCGGGACGGTCAGGGTCGGCATCCTCGGCGGCACCACCGACAGCCTTGACGTCACCCAGGCCTCGTCCTTCCTGGTCTACGGGGTCGCTCTCAATGTCTACGACTCGCTGGTACTTGTGATCGACGGCTCACCGCAGCTGAAACTCGCCGAGTCCATCACCTCGAACGCCGACGCCACGCAATGGACGATCACCATTCACGACGGTGTGACCTTTCACGACGGCACCGCACTCACCGCCGACGACGTGCTCGCCTCACTGAGCTACCTCGGCACCGCGCCCAACTACGGCGCTATGTTCAGCGACATTGACTTCGCCAACGCGACCAGCGACGGCGAGCTCACAGTCACGTTGCCGTTACTGCAGCCGCGCGCCGACTTCGTCGAGTCCGTGTTGGCGCAGATCAGCGTTGTTTTCCCCGCGGGAACGACCGACTTCGATCACCCCATCGGGTCAGGACCGTTCAAGCTCGAGTCGTACACGCCCGGAACCGGCGCCGTCCTCGTGCGCAATGACGACTACTGGGGTGAGAAGGCCACGCTGGACCGCCTGGAATTCCTGCCGATAGCTGATGCCACAGCGCGCATGTCCGCCCTGACCAGCGGCCAGATCGACTACGCCGTGGGCGTTACTCCCACGGGCATCGAAACCATCCAGGAAGGCTCCGGGATCACGGTGCAAGACCCAGGAGCATCCGAGTCCAGCGCATTCGAGTTCATGATGAACCAGGCAAAGGCCCCCTTCGACGATCCGGAAGTCCGCGAAGCGTTCCGGCTCGCGATCGACCGGCAGGCGCTCGTCGATGTGGTGTTCCGCGGCAAGGGCGTCGTCGGCAACGACGTGGTTGGCAAGGGCATGCTCGGCTACGACGATTCGCTGACGCAGCGCGAGCGCGACGTCACGAAGGCCAAGGAGATCTTCGCCGCCAAAGGTGTCACAAGTCTGAGTGTGCTCGCCTCGGAGATGACTCCGGGCATCACCGACGCGGCCAAGCTCATGGCCCAACAACTGGAGGAAGCCGGGGTCGAGGTCACCGTCAACGAGGCCGACCCGACAACCCTGTTCAATGACCTGAGCGTTGTCGCGGCCAATGACATCTTCTCGTTCTATGCGATCAACCGGCCGTTCGCCGCACACGCGACGATGTTCCTCACCGACGGCGCCCCCGGCAACTACTTCGGCAGCCAGGACCCCGAGTTGACGAACCTGATCGCCGAGGCACAAGCGCAGACCGACGAGGCACAACGCACCGACCTGCTCCATCAGGCCGAACAACTGGTCTGGGAGTCCGGTACCGATGCCGTCTGGGGTTTCCAGCCGGTACTCGCGGCCCACAAGGAGACACTCACCGATGTACAAATGACCATGAGCGTCCCGCTGTTCTCCCAGGCCGCCTACCAGCAGTGA
- a CDS encoding TetR/AcrR family transcriptional regulator, whose product MRRVADDLGVAPMSLYRHVGDRRGLLVAMLDVVALAMPPVPHSEPREEVVQILSRLHETFRAHSWVVSVLSGDGLASSHVMPLMDQLFDCFDRAGLDPLAAIRAWQVLFYYLAGESIFAHVGAVAQSREVFRSVDPAELPAIGRLHDFAGRREEQADFAHNLACLVDLLLPGS is encoded by the coding sequence ATGCGCCGAGTGGCCGACGATCTGGGCGTGGCGCCGATGTCGCTGTACCGCCACGTGGGTGATCGCAGAGGGCTTCTGGTGGCGATGCTCGACGTGGTGGCACTGGCAATGCCGCCGGTGCCGCATTCTGAACCCCGCGAGGAGGTCGTCCAGATTCTGAGCAGGCTTCATGAGACGTTCAGGGCACATTCGTGGGTGGTGTCCGTCCTGTCGGGGGATGGCCTGGCGAGTTCGCACGTCATGCCCCTCATGGACCAGCTCTTCGATTGTTTCGATCGGGCCGGCCTCGACCCCTTGGCGGCCATTCGCGCCTGGCAGGTGCTGTTCTACTACCTGGCTGGAGAATCGATCTTCGCCCATGTCGGGGCTGTCGCGCAGTCGCGCGAGGTGTTCCGCTCCGTGGATCCGGCGGAGCTTCCCGCGATTGGCCGGTTGCACGACTTCGCGGGTAGGCGCGAGGAACAGGCCGACTTCGCTCATAACCTGGCCTGCCTCGTCGACTTGCTGCTGCCTGGTTCCTGA
- a CDS encoding ABC transporter ATP-binding protein, giving the protein MTAGTVVDEANRTCLPEEMRFEELSPPQALMRLIAPVRGRLILAGVLGVLGAALRVTSLVLSGLLVSALLQEPDAATAVRWLAGIVCSMIGSAVSAQAGMVVAHQAAFDHESMMRRAISERLGKMPLGRVQALGAGGMKKIVQGDVRAMHSAVADSPSQLGSALGGMVSALVALGMIEWRLLLVVLAIVPIVAVVAKIAMKDYGAERRAYDEALEAIDATSVEYVQGMQEVRAFDGGSESFGRYAERVTRFTDRYRAWSERSKAGALATRLLIAPLPVTVMVAVGGFAMSIAGWIDPVSVVVALLVASLPVDSFTPIMFLTESNNKAMAAALRICQVLDEPILPEAAHPQAPQHGGVRLDDVTFSYDAQRAPALRHVTIDIPDGTVCALVGPSGSGKSTIAKLVPRFFDVDSGAVSIGGVDVREIDPAELLRRVALVFQEPFLLHASIRENITIGARDATEEQVVRACRAARIHDEIVALPNGYDSVVRERGSSLSGGQRQRVTIARALLSDSRVVILDEATAFADPENEAAIQDAIAELTKGRTVIIVAHRLSTIVGADQIVVIDGGRVVEKGTHDKLVSAGGRYARLWERHTRAQGWGMRSGSRTETTAHTQEVGA; this is encoded by the coding sequence ATGACCGCAGGCACCGTAGTCGATGAGGCAAACCGTACTTGTCTTCCGGAGGAGATGCGCTTCGAGGAACTGAGCCCGCCGCAGGCTCTCATGCGACTGATCGCGCCGGTGAGAGGCCGCCTCATCCTCGCCGGGGTGCTCGGGGTGCTCGGGGCTGCTCTCCGCGTCACCTCGCTTGTGCTCAGCGGCCTGCTTGTCTCCGCCTTGTTGCAAGAACCCGACGCTGCCACCGCTGTCCGGTGGCTCGCCGGCATCGTCTGCTCGATGATCGGTTCGGCGGTATCAGCCCAAGCAGGCATGGTGGTTGCACACCAAGCAGCTTTCGACCACGAATCCATGATGCGGCGAGCGATCTCGGAGCGCCTCGGCAAGATGCCGCTCGGCCGCGTCCAGGCCCTCGGGGCGGGTGGAATGAAGAAGATCGTCCAGGGAGACGTCCGAGCGATGCACTCCGCCGTTGCCGATTCGCCTTCCCAACTCGGATCAGCGTTGGGCGGCATGGTCTCCGCGCTCGTTGCGCTCGGGATGATCGAGTGGAGGTTGCTGTTGGTCGTGCTCGCGATCGTCCCGATCGTCGCGGTCGTGGCCAAGATCGCCATGAAGGACTACGGCGCGGAACGCAGAGCTTACGACGAGGCGCTTGAGGCGATCGACGCTACAAGCGTCGAGTACGTGCAGGGGATGCAGGAGGTGCGAGCCTTCGACGGCGGGTCCGAGTCGTTCGGACGCTACGCTGAGCGCGTCACAAGGTTCACGGACCGATACCGGGCGTGGAGTGAGCGCAGCAAGGCGGGGGCGTTGGCAACCCGGCTTCTCATCGCGCCGCTGCCGGTGACCGTGATGGTTGCTGTCGGAGGGTTCGCGATGTCGATCGCGGGCTGGATCGACCCGGTGTCCGTCGTCGTCGCGCTTCTGGTCGCGTCGCTCCCCGTCGATTCCTTCACGCCGATCATGTTCCTGACCGAGTCCAACAACAAAGCCATGGCTGCAGCACTGCGGATCTGTCAGGTGCTGGACGAGCCGATCCTGCCGGAGGCTGCACATCCGCAAGCTCCGCAGCATGGTGGGGTCCGCCTCGACGACGTCACGTTCTCGTACGACGCGCAGCGCGCGCCCGCGTTGCGGCATGTCACCATCGACATCCCCGACGGCACCGTGTGCGCCCTCGTCGGGCCGTCCGGTTCCGGGAAATCCACCATCGCCAAACTCGTGCCGCGCTTCTTCGATGTCGACTCGGGGGCAGTGAGCATCGGCGGCGTGGATGTTCGCGAGATCGATCCCGCCGAGTTGCTCCGCCGTGTCGCACTGGTCTTCCAGGAGCCGTTCCTGCTGCACGCGAGCATCCGCGAGAACATCACGATCGGCGCGCGGGACGCAACCGAGGAGCAGGTCGTCCGGGCGTGCCGGGCGGCGCGCATCCATGACGAGATCGTTGCGCTACCCAATGGGTACGACAGCGTCGTCAGAGAGCGGGGCTCCAGCCTGTCAGGAGGGCAGCGGCAGCGCGTGACGATCGCTCGCGCTCTGCTGTCGGATTCCCGAGTGGTCATCCTCGACGAGGCAACGGCCTTCGCAGATCCGGAGAACGAAGCGGCCATCCAGGACGCCATCGCCGAACTCACCAAAGGACGCACGGTCATCATCGTGGCGCACAGGTTGAGCACTATCGTCGGCGCCGACCAGATCGTCGTGATCGACGGTGGACGGGTAGTCGAGAAGGGGACGCACGACAAGCTCGTCTCCGCGGGTGGTCGCTACGCCCGGCTTTGGGAACGCCACACGCGCGCTCAGGGATGGGGCATGAGATCCGGATCTCGTACCGAGACCACCGCGCACACCCAGGAGGTCGGCGCATGA
- a CDS encoding ABC transporter ATP-binding protein: MRRIMTMMDEAAGSYRRQWHRSVRITVVGALLNGIALILLLPLVQALLRGDTDTGWWLLAGLVVVLIAEAFARLGELSFAYNLHPDVMKELRMRLGQHLRGIPAEELARHRSGGLATVLNQDVTTGLLSVSDVASLFLRLIVIPIGFVVALIVIDWRLLVGALVGAAIAAVALARQNSVMLRSQRELGKADAETADRIVEYVQGLPVLKAAGQVGDRSERLVAAMQSQGKALRASIDEMTYSLTGAAVGANLAVAGVVAVAAALALGAQMSPITVAAVVVAAAGLAEPLARAASLSAVFEASEAAMERVNGVLAIEPLPEPSEPRTLTGHDIRFDHVTFAYRGAQAPAVRDISITMRSGTLTAFVGPSGSGKTTMTKLITRFADPQEGSVSIGGTNIRDVTERELMSHIAVVFQDVYLFNTTIYDNVAMARPGASREDVLAALQAANCGELLARLPQGADTPVGEIGGQLSGGERQRVAIARALLKDAPIVLLDEPTSALDTESEVMVQEAIDALVADRTVVVIAHRLSTVAAADQIVVLEDGAVAEIGDHESLLRAEGRYASMWAAQTRARGWTVVA, translated from the coding sequence ATGAGGCGCATCATGACGATGATGGACGAGGCCGCCGGCTCCTATCGGAGGCAGTGGCACCGCAGCGTCCGGATCACAGTGGTGGGTGCTCTGCTGAACGGGATTGCACTGATCCTGCTACTCCCGTTGGTCCAAGCGCTTCTGCGAGGCGATACCGATACCGGCTGGTGGTTGCTGGCCGGCTTGGTGGTCGTACTGATCGCGGAGGCCTTCGCCCGGCTCGGTGAGCTGAGCTTCGCCTACAACCTTCACCCGGATGTGATGAAGGAACTACGGATGCGGCTCGGCCAGCATCTGCGGGGCATCCCCGCAGAGGAACTTGCGCGTCATCGATCCGGGGGATTGGCGACGGTGCTCAATCAGGATGTGACGACCGGCCTGTTGTCCGTCAGCGACGTCGCGTCCCTGTTCCTGCGGCTGATCGTGATTCCGATCGGATTCGTGGTTGCCCTGATCGTCATCGACTGGCGGCTGCTGGTGGGTGCTCTCGTCGGTGCGGCGATCGCAGCCGTGGCGCTCGCCAGGCAGAACTCCGTCATGCTGAGATCACAACGCGAACTCGGCAAAGCCGATGCTGAGACCGCGGATCGGATCGTCGAGTACGTGCAGGGCTTGCCGGTACTCAAAGCCGCAGGCCAGGTGGGCGACCGCTCCGAGCGTCTGGTTGCTGCGATGCAGAGCCAGGGCAAGGCCCTACGAGCTTCGATCGACGAGATGACGTATTCATTGACTGGGGCTGCGGTCGGAGCCAACCTCGCCGTTGCAGGGGTGGTTGCGGTAGCTGCGGCGCTCGCGCTCGGCGCACAGATGAGTCCGATCACCGTGGCGGCCGTCGTGGTGGCGGCTGCCGGGCTGGCGGAACCGTTGGCCCGGGCCGCGTCGTTGTCGGCGGTCTTCGAGGCGTCCGAGGCAGCCATGGAGCGTGTCAACGGAGTACTCGCGATCGAACCGCTGCCTGAACCATCCGAACCCCGGACGCTCACCGGCCATGACATTCGGTTCGATCACGTGACATTCGCCTATCGCGGTGCGCAGGCCCCCGCTGTGCGTGACATCAGCATCACGATGAGAAGCGGGACGCTCACCGCGTTCGTCGGTCCATCGGGCAGTGGGAAGACGACCATGACGAAGCTCATCACGCGTTTCGCGGACCCACAGGAGGGATCGGTGAGCATCGGGGGGACGAACATCCGCGACGTCACCGAGCGTGAGCTGATGAGCCATATCGCCGTCGTCTTCCAGGACGTCTACCTGTTCAACACGACGATCTACGACAACGTCGCGATGGCGAGACCGGGAGCGTCCAGAGAGGACGTGCTCGCGGCGCTGCAGGCGGCCAACTGCGGCGAACTGCTCGCACGGCTGCCACAGGGCGCCGACACCCCGGTGGGAGAGATCGGAGGCCAACTCTCGGGAGGCGAGCGACAGCGCGTGGCCATCGCACGCGCGCTGTTGAAGGACGCACCGATCGTCCTGCTGGACGAACCGACGTCTGCTCTCGACACCGAGTCGGAGGTGATGGTGCAGGAGGCGATCGACGCGTTGGTGGCCGACCGGACGGTCGTGGTCATCGCGCACAGACTGTCCACGGTTGCCGCCGCGGACCAGATCGTTGTGCTGGAGGACGGTGCGGTTGCAGAGATCGGCGATCATGAATCACTGCTGCGGGCCGAAGGCCGTTACGCCTCGATGTGGGCGGCCCAGACTCGGGCACGTGGTTGGACGGTCGTCGCATGA
- a CDS encoding MFS transporter — translation MSAGASQLRAVSLVVLLVYMGQMALNPVIAPLAREVGLAEWQIGLTISVAAVTVVVLSQFWGRFAQTHGARRVLIRAVGLTAVAMIAFFLTAWAGTRGLLGGTILFVLFVVLRGIMFGAGISAVPPTAQTYVASVTTSEPERVKGMAGIGAAQGMAMILGAVVGGALAGLGLLVSIGAVPILLLAAIMVAASLKPEAAPVGLARPARISPFDPRAWPFLVAGFGMFTSLGFIQVISGFLVQDRFHLSSESTGLAAGGALLAAGIGQVLAQVVIVPRSGWSPLTLLRSGGVITLAGFVALLPDAGMGVFVGALFLIGLGLGIATPGYTAGPSLLMRPEEQGGLAGVIGMTNGLTFVLSPSLSTLAYGVAPVLPILISAGLMGIVVAFVLLHPGVRQRPVAEVTGPEALSGEAS, via the coding sequence ATGAGTGCGGGGGCATCGCAACTGCGAGCGGTCAGCCTCGTGGTGCTGCTGGTCTACATGGGCCAGATGGCGCTCAACCCTGTCATTGCGCCGCTCGCCCGTGAGGTGGGGCTGGCTGAGTGGCAGATCGGACTCACGATCAGCGTGGCGGCGGTCACCGTGGTCGTGCTGAGCCAGTTCTGGGGTCGCTTCGCGCAGACCCACGGTGCACGCCGTGTGCTGATCCGGGCGGTGGGGCTCACCGCCGTGGCGATGATCGCCTTCTTCCTTACCGCTTGGGCGGGGACGCGCGGTCTGCTCGGCGGCACGATCCTGTTCGTCCTGTTCGTTGTGCTGCGCGGCATCATGTTCGGCGCCGGAATCTCGGCGGTCCCACCTACGGCACAGACCTATGTGGCGAGCGTCACGACTTCCGAGCCCGAACGGGTCAAGGGCATGGCCGGCATCGGTGCGGCCCAGGGGATGGCCATGATCCTCGGAGCTGTGGTGGGTGGGGCGCTCGCAGGCCTCGGGTTGCTCGTTTCGATAGGTGCGGTGCCGATCCTGCTTCTGGCCGCGATCATGGTGGCAGCGAGCCTCAAACCTGAGGCTGCCCCGGTCGGTCTCGCCCGACCGGCGAGAATCAGCCCGTTCGATCCGAGGGCGTGGCCCTTCCTGGTCGCCGGTTTCGGAATGTTCACCTCGCTCGGATTCATTCAGGTGATATCGGGTTTCCTCGTCCAGGACCGTTTCCATCTCAGTTCCGAGAGCACCGGGCTGGCGGCGGGCGGGGCACTGCTGGCGGCCGGCATCGGGCAGGTGCTCGCGCAGGTTGTCATCGTCCCTAGGAGCGGCTGGTCGCCACTGACCTTGCTGCGGAGCGGGGGAGTGATCACGCTGGCCGGCTTCGTTGCGCTTCTGCCGGACGCCGGGATGGGCGTGTTCGTGGGTGCACTGTTCCTGATCGGGCTCGGTCTTGGTATCGCGACACCCGGCTACACCGCAGGTCCGTCGTTGCTCATGCGACCGGAGGAGCAGGGCGGGCTGGCCGGCGTCATCGGGATGACCAACGGACTGACGTTCGTGTTGTCGCCCAGCCTCAGCACCCTGGCGTACGGTGTCGCACCGGTGCTGCCCATCCTCATTTCGGCCGGACTCATGGGGATCGTTGTGGCCTTCGTCCTGCTTCATCCGGGGGTGCGGCAACGACCGGTGGCAGAAGTGACGGGTCCGGAAGCGCTCAGCGGCGAAGCGTCGTAG
- a CDS encoding ImmA/IrrE family metallo-endopeptidase, with protein MSTAHEGKGDLAGVARMFDPARLAQARRINKMSKADLHRRVGVSAAAIGQYERGEVRPRAETVAALATALGVPPGFFALGRPRVQVDIAEASFRRLRSTTVTQQQQATAYVEQAWELSCYLEESVEFPELDLPAWAHADSLDVPDPVTAARAIRQHWLLGTGPIEHLVYQLEQHGILTVFFSMKEDVALDEKSRIDAFSTIALPRPMIVLTPDKANDVMRHRFSAAHELGHIVLHHGRQGTDSQLERQADMFAAEFLTPREVIRDQLPRRINFNRYEELSQLWGVSINSLIFRSRELDLISESTARRAYITLNGISRRAMPVHDYPGERPELLKTALELLDGAGVSLAQVAEDLQMTPRHIRRLADIDDPQPKLTLVKDHPDNWK; from the coding sequence ATGTCGACGGCACACGAAGGCAAAGGTGACCTTGCCGGAGTCGCCAGGATGTTTGACCCAGCCCGGTTGGCTCAGGCTCGCCGGATCAACAAGATGTCCAAGGCTGACCTCCATCGCAGGGTCGGCGTGTCTGCTGCCGCGATCGGTCAGTACGAGCGCGGAGAAGTGCGTCCCCGCGCAGAGACTGTCGCTGCTTTGGCTACAGCGCTTGGTGTCCCCCCGGGCTTCTTCGCACTTGGGCGTCCACGCGTCCAAGTGGATATCGCCGAAGCATCGTTCCGGCGCCTCCGTTCGACCACGGTTACGCAACAGCAGCAAGCGACTGCGTATGTTGAACAGGCCTGGGAACTCAGCTGCTACCTCGAAGAAAGCGTGGAGTTCCCGGAACTCGACCTTCCTGCCTGGGCGCACGCCGACTCACTAGATGTGCCGGACCCCGTGACCGCAGCGCGAGCGATCCGCCAACACTGGCTGCTCGGAACTGGACCGATAGAACACCTCGTGTACCAGCTCGAACAGCACGGCATCTTGACGGTATTTTTCTCCATGAAGGAGGACGTCGCGCTCGACGAGAAGAGTCGCATCGACGCTTTCTCGACCATCGCGCTGCCGCGTCCCATGATCGTGCTGACCCCAGACAAGGCCAATGATGTGATGCGGCATCGGTTCTCCGCGGCGCATGAGTTGGGACACATCGTCCTCCACCACGGTCGGCAGGGCACAGACAGCCAACTGGAGCGGCAAGCGGACATGTTCGCTGCGGAGTTCCTCACTCCAAGAGAGGTGATCCGTGATCAGCTGCCTCGGCGGATCAACTTCAACCGGTACGAGGAACTGAGCCAGTTGTGGGGAGTCTCCATCAACTCACTGATCTTCAGGTCGCGAGAACTTGACCTCATCTCAGAATCCACTGCCAGGCGCGCGTACATCACGCTGAATGGGATTTCACGGAGGGCCATGCCTGTCCATGACTATCCCGGCGAGCGACCCGAACTTCTCAAAACCGCACTTGAACTGCTCGACGGAGCAGGTGTCTCACTTGCTCAGGTCGCAGAGGACCTCCAGATGACACCACGGCATATACGACGGCTAGCTGACATCGACGATCCCCAGCCCAAGCTGACGCTGGTGAAAGACCATCCAGACAACTGGAAGTAG
- a CDS encoding DUF2188 domain-containing protein — translation MTQPSKRVVQRRSDGDWEVRKPGADRASAITSTQAEGIQRARTILGNDGGGELQVRSLKGTIRAQDTVAPGNDPRASKG, via the coding sequence ATGACACAGCCCTCCAAGCGAGTAGTGCAGCGCCGAAGCGATGGCGACTGGGAGGTACGGAAGCCAGGAGCTGATCGTGCCAGCGCCATCACATCAACACAGGCCGAGGGCATCCAACGCGCCCGTACCATCCTCGGAAACGATGGGGGCGGCGAGTTGCAGGTCCGTTCACTCAAGGGGACGATCCGCGCGCAAGACACGGTTGCGCCAGGGAATGACCCAAGGGCTTCCAAGGGGTGA